In one Salipiger abyssi genomic region, the following are encoded:
- a CDS encoding peptide chain release factor family protein: MSMADFAPGEIKIEGRVMDHAHGAWAGMRPQWFTATHIPTGFAVTWHEHCHSGMSQHRQREAALACLRLMIDEMRPAELPMVHPNEQGKERTG; this comes from the coding sequence ATGAGCATGGCAGACTTCGCACCCGGAGAGATCAAGATCGAGGGACGCGTGATGGACCACGCCCACGGCGCATGGGCTGGCATGCGCCCTCAGTGGTTCACCGCAACCCACATTCCCACAGGCTTCGCGGTGACGTGGCACGAGCACTGCCATTCCGGAATGTCCCAGCACAGGCAGCGGGAGGCGGCTCTGGCCTGTCTGCGGTTGATGATTGACGAGATGCGTCCGGCGGAGCTGCCGATGGTGCACCCGAACGAGCAGGGCAAGGAGCGGACAGGATGA